Within the Gordonia westfalica genome, the region GGTGTGCTCGTAACCGAACACCGCACAGATCCGCTCCTGTGCCTGCCCGGTCAGCTGCGACGTGGCCTCCTGCTCGACGAAGGCCTTGTTCGGGCCCACGTCCGCACCCGGGTGGAACGCGAGGACCACGGCGACGATGCCCAGCACCACCGCGACCGCGGCGAGGACGGCCGCCAGCGGGGTCGCGACCTTCTTGCCGCCACCGCTCCCCCGGCGTCCGGGGCGGCGGCCCAGCGGGCGGTTCGACGAGGTCTCGGCGTCCGCAGCCGTGCCGGCCGCGCTGGGACGCAGGGTCGAGACCCGGGAGACGGGCCTGGTCTTCGGCTTGGTGAGGTCCGGCTTCGCGGGGCTCTCGGTGGCGGCGTCGGTTCTCGTGGTGTCGTCGCCGGGCCCTTCGAGGCTCGTCGCTTTCGCTCCTCGCACCTCAGGGGACGAGGGGGTCGTCGACCTCGACTCGCTACGCTCGCTCGGCCCGGCGGCTTTCGCTCCTCGCACCTCAGGGGACGACGGGGTCGTCGACCTCGACTCGCTACGCTCGCTCGGCCCGGCGGCTTTCGCTCCTCGCACCTCAGGGGACGAGGGGGCCGTCGTCTCATCGGACTTCGACTGGGGCACAACAGGATCGGTGGTCGCCTGGTCGGTGTCCGGACGCGCGGCACCGCGGGTGTGGCCGGCGACCTTCGGTGTCGGACGACGTTTGCCGGCGGGCTTCTTCGGGTTCTGGGCCATCAGTTGCCCCCTCCCGGAGCCGGTGCGGGCGCCTGGCCATTACCTGCCTGGCCCCCGTCGGAGTACGCGATGCCCTCCAGGCCGAGGAGGTTCTCGGCCTTCCAGGTGTCGCCGTCCTTAACCATGCTGACGTCGAAGCCGCGTGTCTCGTCGACGCCGGGCTGACCCGGACGTTCGAGAGTGGTGATGACGTAGACGAGGACCTTGGCCTTCTCCTCGTCGGCGTTGACCTCGCTCGGTGCGCTGCGCACCAGTCGCGCGCTCAGCTTCGCGGTGCCGGGGCCGGCCTGCGAGAGCATGTCGAGAACGCTGCCGTCCTTGCCGCCGAGGACCTCCTCCTTGGCCTTGCCGGTCAGGGACGCCTCGGCGCGCTTCTTGAAACCGTCGAGATCGGCGGGGTCGATGGTGGTGACGTTCAGGACGGTCTGTTCGGCCGCCTGGGTGGCCTCGTCCCGCGTCTGCTGCGCCGGGTACTGGTCGGCGTAGACGTCGTAGGCACGCACTCCGAACACGACCACGCACACCGTCGCCGCGATCACCGCGACGATCGCCAGCGCGAGCGGCACGACACCGGTGATCCGCGTCGACGCGGGTCGGGTACCGGTGCTCTTCTCGGTCGGACCGTGATCCGGATCTGGATAGCCTGAGGGTTCGGTGGTGCCAGTCATAGCAGAAGACACTGTATAGATCGCTCCTGAGCGCAGGCCAAGGCGCAGCGTCCGCCGGGAGGCGGGGCCGGGGCCTTGAACGGCCCGCGTCGTCTACTTGGGCCGCACGCCGAGCAGCGCTGCGAGCTGCCGGGCGAGCGGGTTTAGGTTCAGCTTGTCGGGGTCCTTCTTCGGCGTGGAGTCCCACGGCTGGGGATACGCGGGGTTCGCGTACTGCGCGCGCTCGGCGCCACGCACCGAGGTGGGATTGCCGAACGGCACGGTGCACTTGGCGTCGGTGTTGAACGGGAACTCGTCGTAGTGCTTGTCGAAGTCCGGGTTCTTCCGCCGCATCTCCGCCATCAGCGCCTCGGTGCTGCCGTAGCCCCGCGTACACGCCGCCGGGTTGTTGGTCTCGAGCACGACGCCGAAGTGGATCTGGCCGTCGCCGGGTGCCGGCGAATGGCTGCCGGCCGACAGCGCGGACAGCATCGCGAAGGTCGTTGAGGTGTTGTAGGTGGCCGGTTCGATGGTGCGGGCCACCTCGGAGAGGTCCTTCACGACCTTGGAGATGTCGTTGCCGTTCTTCTGGATGAGCTCGGAGATCTCCGTCGCCGACAGCGTGCCGGTGGTCAGCAGACGCCGCAGATCCGGGTCCGATGACGCGAGGGTCGCGGTGACCAGGTCGAGGTTCCGCGACCACGTGAGGATCGCGTCGGACTGGTCGGCCTGTGTCGCGAGGACGACGTTCGAGTCCTGGATGAGGGACACGACCTGGCTCAGGTTGTCGACGCCGGCGCGCGACAGCTTGCCCAGCGAGTCGACGAGGCGGGTCAGGTTCTCGCTCTGACCGTTGAACGCCTTGCCGAGTTCGGTGATCACGGTGTGCAGGTCGTCGACCGGGATCGACGAGGTGAAGTCGATCGCCGACTTCACGACGTCCTCGAGCGGCTCGGGCAGCTTGTACTTCGTGATGACGTCGCCGCCCTTGAGGTACGGACCCGACGACGTCGTCGGCTGCAGGTCGACGTACTGCTCACCGATCGCCGAGCGCGACGCGACGACCGCGGTCGCCGACGCCGGGATGTCCGGACCGCCCGAGTCGATGTCGAGGGCGACGTCGACGCCGGTCTTGGTCAGCGTCAGTCCACCGACACGTCCGACCGGGACACCCTGGTAGGTGACCTCGGCGTTGGTGAAGATGCCGCCGGAGTCGGGCAGCTGCGCGGTGACGGTGTACATGCCGACACCGGCCAGCTTGTCCAGCCGCGCATACTTCGCACCGACGTAGACCAGAGCCACCAGACCGACCACGACGAACACGATCAGCTGGATCTTGACGAACTTGCCGATCATCGTCCTGCTCCTGTCGGTCCCGGCGACTCGGGTGCCAGCCCCATGGCCGCGAGCGGACCGTCGAGAATGCCCTGTCCGGGCGTCGCTGGTGCGGGCATCGGGCCGGCGCCGTCGGTCGACCGCGAGAACGATGCCGGGTAGCGACCGCCGGACGGCGGCGTATTCGGTCCCGGGCGCGAGTTCGGGGCGGGCGGCAGCAGGGTGATCGTCGGCCAGCCGTAGCGCGGTCCGTTACCGCCGTAGTACGGGTTCCGCGGGTCGACGGGCACGTTCACCCGGGCCGGCGGCGAGTACTTCGGTGTTCCCTGCCCCACGCCGAGAGCCTCGATCTGGTTGAGGATGCGCAGGTCCAGCGTCATGAAGAGGTTGGTCGCGTCGCCCTTCACACCGGGCAGCAGCCAGTCCGGGAACGGATGGGTCAGCATCAGCGGTGCGGCGGTGATCAGGTCCGGGGCGGCCGCGGCGAGCTGGGTGAGCACCGGGCGCAGCGCCTTCAGGTCGTTGATCAGGGCCTTGCGCGACTTGCCGAGCACGTCGGTGCCGACCTGACCGAGCTGGTCGAGCTTGGTCAGCAGTTCGACGAACTGCGGGCGCTGTTCCTCGAGCACCTCGATGCCCTCCGGCAGCTGCTTGAGGATGCGGTCGATCTGCGCGGTCTGCTTCTCGGTACGCGCCGACAGCTCGGCGAGACCGTCGATGGCGCCGATGATGTCGTCACGCTGGCGGTTGAGACCGGCGATCAGCTTCTCGGACTGATCGATGAGGTCGCGGACCTTGTCGGTCCGGCCGTCGAGCGTCTTGTTCAGCTCGGTGACGATCGGCTGGATCTGGTTGATGCCGCCGCCGGTGAGTAGTAGCGCCAGCGCGCCGAGGACCTGCTCGATGTCGGTGGCGGTGCGCGTCCGCGACGTCGGGATCGGCTCCGCCGGGTTCTGGCGCGGCGCGTCGGCGCTGCCGTCGGGTTCGCTCAGCGCGACGAACTTCTCACCGAGCAGCGAGGTCTGCTGGACGCTCGCCTCGGACTCGTCGGACAGGTCGACGTCGTTCTTCACCTCGACCGTGACCTGTGCGAACCACTGATCATTCGGCACCTCGACCTTGGTCACGCGGCCGACGGGGATGCCGTCACGCTTGACCATCGACTGGGGCACCAGGTCGAG harbors:
- a CDS encoding MCE family protein, which codes for MIGKFVKIQLIVFVVVGLVALVYVGAKYARLDKLAGVGMYTVTAQLPDSGGIFTNAEVTYQGVPVGRVGGLTLTKTGVDVALDIDSGGPDIPASATAVVASRSAIGEQYVDLQPTTSSGPYLKGGDVITKYKLPEPLEDVVKSAIDFTSSIPVDDLHTVITELGKAFNGQSENLTRLVDSLGKLSRAGVDNLSQVVSLIQDSNVVLATQADQSDAILTWSRNLDLVTATLASSDPDLRRLLTTGTLSATEISELIQKNGNDISKVVKDLSEVARTIEPATYNTSTTFAMLSALSAGSHSPAPGDGQIHFGVVLETNNPAACTRGYGSTEALMAEMRRKNPDFDKHYDEFPFNTDAKCTVPFGNPTSVRGAERAQYANPAYPQPWDSTPKKDPDKLNLNPLARQLAALLGVRPK
- a CDS encoding MCE family protein produces the protein MNPRSMRVALAGAVLSLTVLVSGCMSNGIQSLPLPGGVDTGGDPRTYKIQFDDVLDLVPQSMVKRDGIPVGRVTKVEVPNDQWFAQVTVEVKNDVDLSDESEASVQQTSLLGEKFVALSEPDGSADAPRQNPAEPIPTSRTRTATDIEQVLGALALLLTGGGINQIQPIVTELNKTLDGRTDKVRDLIDQSEKLIAGLNRQRDDIIGAIDGLAELSARTEKQTAQIDRILKQLPEGIEVLEEQRPQFVELLTKLDQLGQVGTDVLGKSRKALINDLKALRPVLTQLAAAAPDLITAAPLMLTHPFPDWLLPGVKGDATNLFMTLDLRILNQIEALGVGQGTPKYSPPARVNVPVDPRNPYYGGNGPRYGWPTITLLPPAPNSRPGPNTPPSGGRYPASFSRSTDGAGPMPAPATPGQGILDGPLAAMGLAPESPGPTGAGR